In Methanobacterium aggregans, the sequence ATAAATTTCTTGAGAAAAACTTTCCAGAACTCATAACCAAGTATCAGAAACTCTTTAGAAATTCTTCCTACCCCACAAGTACATATCAGAGGGATCTATCGAAAAGAGCAGAGAAGGTTTCGGCTAAATATGGCATAAAAACAAGGATATCATGATCTAATATAAATTCAATGCACTGAAAAATGAGTTTTTATTATTTTAAAATAAAAAAAAGGAGTTAAGTAAGCTTAGAAGCTTGCTATAACTTCTCCGAGTAATTTTATGGATGTTTCTTTGTCGGGTCCTATTGGGGAACCTGCGACGTACTGGGTAACGCCCATGTTGCCGAGAGCTTCGATTTTTGGAACGAACTCTTTTGGAGTTCCAACAACTGAGAATGCGTCCATAAGGTCGTCTGTAACAGCTCCGATTGCTCCTCCGAAGTCACCTTTACCTAGGAATGCTCCGAATTTTGCACCGGTGTCTGTTGGTAGTCCGTGCCTTGCGAATACTGGTGGTGGTGATCCTGCTGCAATGAATGCAACAACTATTTTTGCTGCGTTTAATGCTTTACCAGCGTCTTCTGCTATGGAACAGCATGTGTATGCTGCAACGTCAACGTCTGATAAGGATTTACCTTCTGCTTCTGCTCCTTCTTTTATCAGTGGAACAGCTGCTTCAAAGTCTTTTGGGTTTGATGCGTTAATTAATGCACCGTCTGAGAATCCTCCGGCGGTTTTGAGCATCATTGGGCCCTGAGCTCCCATGTAAATTGGGACTTTTTCCTGAACTGCTTTTGCACCCATAAGGCTTGCACCGCTTTCTGTTTTTTCTCCAGCTAGGAGTGTGCTCATGGTTGCGATTGCGGTTTTGATTGTGCTGACAGG encodes:
- the mer gene encoding 5,10-methylenetetrahydromethanopterin reductase, with the protein product MKFGIEFVPNEPIDKIVKLVKLAEDVGFEYAWITDHYNNKNVYETLALIAAGTETIKMGPGVTNPYVRSPAITASAIATLDELSNGRATLGIGPGDKATFDALGIEWTKPVSTIKTAIATMSTLLAGEKTESGASLMGAKAVQEKVPIYMGAQGPMMLKTAGGFSDGALINASNPKDFEAAVPLIKEGAEAEGKSLSDVDVAAYTCCSIAEDAGKALNAAKIVVAFIAAGSPPPVFARHGLPTDTGAKFGAFLGKGDFGGAIGAVTDDLMDAFSVVGTPKEFVPKIEALGNMGVTQYVAGSPIGPDKETSIKLLGEVIASF